One Rosa chinensis cultivar Old Blush chromosome 3, RchiOBHm-V2, whole genome shotgun sequence DNA window includes the following coding sequences:
- the LOC112194651 gene encoding WUSCHEL-related homeobox 11 encodes MEDHQGQGGGHEAKEPNSPNSNGSSERSEPVRSRWIPKPEQILILESIFNSGMVNPPKEETVRIRKLLEKFGSVGDANVFYWFQNRRSRSRRRQRQLQASLEQRNQAAADQQVGGAIQYGSSSTTSFSAPPPPAMAFGPSTPSTFGSNYDLVGDSSSSSCATMAADDHFFSVSGQMGFPDIEHSSSGVTSVLGPSDASSLHFQSGVNLMMTVFINGVPTEVPRGPLDMKAMFGTQDVLLVHSSGVPLPINEFGFLAHSLQPGESYFLVSRSN; translated from the exons ATGGAAGATCATCAAGGCCAAGGCGGAGGCCATGAGGCCAAAGAGCCAAACAGTCCAAACAGTAATGGCTCCTCAGAGAGAAGTGAACCAGTAAGGTCAAGGTGGATTCCGAAACCAGAGCAAATCTTAATTCTGGAGTCTATTTTCAATAGTGGAATGGTAAATCCTCCGAAAGAAGAGACCGTGAGGATAAGAAAACTGCTAGAGAAATTCGGGTCGGTTGGAGATGCAAACGTCTTTTACTGGTTCCAAAACCGACGGTCAAGATCCCGTCGCCGGCAACGGCAGTTGCAAGCGAGCCTTGAGCAGAGGAACCAAGCAGCAGCTGATCAACAAGTTGGTGGTGCAATTCAGTATGGAAGCTCTAGTACTACTAGTTTCAGtgctccaccaccaccagctaTGGCTTTTGGACCTTCTACACCTTCGACTTTTGGTTCTAATTATGATCTTGTGGGcgattcttcttcatcttcttgtgCTACTATGGCAGCAGATGATCACTTCTTTTCAGTTTCCGGTCAAATGGGTTTTCCAGATATCGAGCACAGTTCCTCCGGTGTAACGTCTGTGTTAGGTCCTTCAGATGCCTCAAGTTTGCACTTCCAATCTG GTGTGAATCTGATGATGACAGTATTTATTAATGGGGTTCCAACAGAAGTTCCAAGAGGGCCACTTGACATGAAAGCCATGTTTGGCACTCAAGATGTGTTGTTGGTTCATTCTTCTGGAGTTCCACTTCCAATCAATGAGTTTGGTTTCTTAGCCCACAGCTTGCAGCCTGGCGAAAGCTATTtcctg GTTTCCAGATCAAATTAA